The following nucleotide sequence is from Methanomassiliicoccales archaeon.
CAAGGGTGAAATAATCTCCAAGTTCGAGGCTCAGACCTTCGACCTCAGCCACATGACCACCACAGTGCACTTCTTCTACGATATCTCCCGCCAGGACAAGGAGATGAGAAGGGTGACCACCTCTATGACCCTGAAATTGATGACGCATCAGAACATGTTAGAGCTATTGGACGAGTGTGGTTTCGCGGTAGAGGCCACCTACGGCGATTACGCCTTCTCGCCCTTTCGCAAGAATAGCGAGTTGATGGCCTTCGTCGCCAGGAAGCTCTGATGGACCTAGGGATCATTGATCTGGAGCATACCCTATCCTGCGGCCAGGCCTTTCGCTGGTGGAAGCGCGGGGAGAGTTGGGAAGGGGTCATTGGGAGTTCCCTGGTGCGCCTGACGCAGAAGGGGAATGAGATCGAGGTGGAGAGCGATCTCAGCGATAAGGAGCTGGAGCGTTATTTCCGCGCCGATGATGATTATGAGAGCATAATAAAAGATATCTCCCGCGAGCCCTACGTAGCCGCATTGGCGCGACGCTACCGCGGTCTCAGGTTGTTGCGCCAGGACCCTTGGGAGTGCTCAGCATCTTACATACTGGCTACCTTCTCCAACATACCCCGCATAAAGGGAATGATAGAAAAGGTGTGCACGCTCTACGGGAAGGAGATCGCACCGGGTATCATGTCCTTCCCCCGACCTGAGGATATTTTAAGGGACGAGGCGGCAGCGGAGAGATGCGGACTTGGCTTCCGCTGTCATCGTTTCCTGCAATTCGCCCGACAGGTGAGTCAGGGGGAGGTCGATTTCGATTGCTTACGAGGCCTTTCATACGAATCCAGCCACCGCGCCTTGGTGGCCTTGGAAGGGATAGGAGACAAGGTCGCGGATTGCATCGCGCTCTTCTCGCTCGATCATCTGGAGGCGTTCCCGATAGATGTGCGCATCAGCCGGGTGCTAAAGGACCGCTATGGGATGTGTGGCAGCTATGCACGGCTCAGCCGTGAGGCGAGGGGGCGCTTCGGACCTTACGCAGGGTATGCTCAGGAGTTCATCTACTACGCCGAGGACAAGAAGAACCGCCAGAGATCAGTGCTCAATCCATCTGGCAGCTGACGCATTGGGGTGCATTGACGCCGGTATGGGTCTCGTACACCTTCACCAGCATGCCGCTCTTCTTCACCATCTGGCATATGCGGCAGGTCTCCGTCACGATGTCCGAGCCGTTCATCATGCGAACCGCTGCCGCCTCCACCTCGCGTCGGAAATCCTCGTATTTGCCTGAGTTCTCTATCTCCTTGCTGGTTCCTCTTTTTGCCTTAAGATACTGAGATATTGCCGCGTCCGTGACCCCAAAGCGCCTGGCAACCTCTGCCTGGCTAAGATGGTGCTTGTCCACCAATTCCCTTGCCAGCTCCCTTCTAATGGAGGGGAGGACATACCAAACGATGAGCTCACATGGAATCTTCATGATAGCCTTCATGCCTTTAACGATATTTAAATCTTAGATATGGAAGATGATGTCAAAGATTTAAGCGCCTCGATGAGAAGTTAGAATAGGGAAATCTGATCAGAAAAAGGGAAAGGGTTTGAGGGCTTGGAATGGGATCATTTCTTTTCGAAGTACTCGTTCCAGTCTCCCTTGTCCTCCTGAAGCGGTCTTTCATAATGATCTGTCTTTCCGCGAGAGACTGCACCACGATGCAAAGCCATAGCCACAACGGCTATCAAAACCGCTCCGCCCAAAACTCCCAGCATCATCAAGGCCCACAAGGGAAACGGAGCCGAAACGCCGTCATCGGTGGCAGCTGGCCCGAGGTTTACTAGCGTCTCTACCGCATAAGTTGGATCATGTACTATCGCATTCCCGCCAGGATAGGTGATGCCACATAGGGCCACGAAGGCGTCGAAAGCCAATCCATTTAACGCCATGACGGTGAACCTGTGCGCAGCCATTACCTGCGCCTTGGCCTCTCTGGGGTAGCCATCTACTTCAATACCTGTGACCCATTCCAATCTGCCTACCTTGCTCCAATCTCCGCCAAAGCTAAGTCTGGGGGAAGCCAGAGGCTTAGCGTTGGGAAGCCCGCCAGTGGATTGATTCAACCTGAGCTGCCCCACATCGGAGTTAGCCTCCATGTAACCCAATTGGTTTGTGGCCATGAGCATGAGACGATATTGGTTCTGGTTGAGGACTGCGTTGGCCATGGGAGGAATATAGTTTCCGAATATGGTCTCGAATTCCATCAATAGCATAGGATTCGAGTTGTTTTCTTCGAAGTCCCAACCTATAATCTCCTTATCCCATTTCACTTGATACACACGCATGTCCCCACTGACCTGGACGTTCTCCATCCTTTGCAGTCCTGAGAACCAAGTGGCCCCCAATGGACCCTGCCTTACGGTGACGTGCCACTGGGGCAGGCTGGCATTGTTGACGTGTACCACGCTCACGTCAAGGTGGAATGAGAGCTTTATCTGATTCAGGACTCCGTCCCCCGCCTGCTCATTCGCCCCTTCTCTAACGGCCTGATAAGGCAGATCAGAAGCCGTGAGGTCGA
It contains:
- a CDS encoding helix-turn-helix domain-containing protein → MKAIMKIPCELIVWYVLPSIRRELARELVDKHHLSQAEVARRFGVTDAAISQYLKAKRGTSKEIENSGKYEDFRREVEAAAVRMMNGSDIVTETCRICQMVKKSGMLVKVYETHTGVNAPQCVSCQMD
- a CDS encoding DNA glycosylase: MDLGIIDLEHTLSCGQAFRWWKRGESWEGVIGSSLVRLTQKGNEIEVESDLSDKELERYFRADDDYESIIKDISREPYVAALARRYRGLRLLRQDPWECSASYILATFSNIPRIKGMIEKVCTLYGKEIAPGIMSFPRPEDILRDEAAAERCGLGFRCHRFLQFARQVSQGEVDFDCLRGLSYESSHRALVALEGIGDKVADCIALFSLDHLEAFPIDVRISRVLKDRYGMCGSYARLSREARGRFGPYAGYAQEFIYYAEDKKNRQRSVLNPSGS